Proteins encoded by one window of Perca fluviatilis chromosome 13, GENO_Pfluv_1.0, whole genome shotgun sequence:
- the LOC120572030 gene encoding sodium channel subunit beta-1-like has translation MELLSLRILFLLCCIFAMSECRGACAEVDSDTEAVAGKGFKLGCISCKMRREVEATATVEWYFRPKGEADFVHIYTYNEEGPLIEHDDFMDRLDWNGTKRSQDIQDGSIYLHNVTFNDTGTYRCFFNRILFYSNHENSTVISKVVQLTVVAKATRGTASIGAEVMMYVSIIGLQVWLLIEMIYCYRKISAAGEEALREAANAEYLAIASESKENCAGVQVGE, from the exons ATGGAACTATTAAGCCTACGGATCCTTTTTCTTCTGTGCTGCATATTTG CAATGTCCGAGTGCCGTGGGGCGTGTGCAGAGGTGGACTCTGACACAGAGGCAGTGGCGGGCAAGGGCTTCAAACTAGGCTGCATCTCCTGCAAGATGAGGAGGGAGGTGGAGGCTACTGCCACCGTCGAATGGTACTTCAGGCCGAAAGGAGAAGCCGACTTTGTTCAT ATCTACACCTACAACGAGGAAGGCCCCCTAATTGAACACGACGACTTTATGGACCGTTTGGATTGGAACGGAACTAAGAGGAGCCAAGACATCCAAGATGGATCCATATACCTGCACAACGTCACCTTCAATGACACGGGCACCTACCGCTGCTTTTTCAACCGCATCCTCTTCTACTCTAACCATGAAAACAGCACCGTTATCAGCAAAGTGGTCCAACTTACTGTGGTGGCTAAAG CGACCAGAGGAACGGCTTCCATCGGTGCCGAGGTCATGATGTACGTGTCCATCATTGGCCTTCAGGTCTGGCTCCTCATAGAGATGATATACTGCTACAGGAAAATATCAGCAGCTGGGGAAGAAGCATTAAGAGAAGCAGc AAATGCTGAATATTTAGCAATAGCCTCAGAAAGTAAAGAGAACTGCGCAGGGGTGCAGGTTGGAGAATAG
- the LOC120572029 gene encoding zinc finger and BTB domain-containing protein 22-like translates to MDPTCSASAAQAALTVQVCFPGARAAVLDNLNRQREEGRLCDLSIQVQGQVFRAHRCVLAASSPYFHEQVLGLLKMVTTVTLPSGMDQVAFESFQSSRLEKKTVVTSLPVPSRCGTSW, encoded by the exons ATGGATCCGACCTGCAGTGCTTCGGCTGCTCAAGCTGCTTTAACTGTCCAGGTGTGTTTCCCCGGTGCCCGTGCGGCTGTTTTGGATAATCTGAACCGCCAGCGGGAAGAGGGCAGGCTGTGTGACCTCTCCATCCAGGTGCAAGGACAAGTGTTCAGGGCCCACCGCTGTGTGCTCGCTGCGTCCTCACCTTACTTTCATGAACAG GTGTTAGGTCTACTGAAGATGGTTACAACTGTTACCTTACCCTCAGGTATGGACCAAGTGGCCTTTGAGAGTTTCCAAAGttccaggttggaaaaaaaaacggtagttacgtCACTGCCAGTTCCCTCCAGATGTGGCACATCGTGGTAA
- the scn1bb gene encoding sodium channel, voltage-gated, type I, beta b, with the protein MEVLSLRILFLLCCIFAMSECRGACAEVDSDTEAVAGKGFKLGCISCKRRSEVEATATVEWYFRPKGEADFVHIYTYNEEGPIIENDNFMDRLDWNGSKRSQDIQDGSIYLLNVTFNDTGTYRCFFNRILFYANYEYSTVISKVVQLTVVAKATRGTASIVSEVMMYVSIIGLQVWLLIEMIYCYRKISAAGEEALREAANAEYLAIASESKENCAGVQVGE; encoded by the exons ATGGAAGTATTAAGCCTACGGATCCTTTTTCTTCTGTGCTGCATATTTG CAATGTCCGAGTGCCGTGGGGCGTGTGCAGAGGTGGACTCTGATACAGAGGCAGTGGCGGGCAAGGGCTTCAAACTAGGCTGCATCTCCTGCAAGAGGAGGAGTGAGGTGGAGGCTACTGCCACCGTCGAATGGTACTTCAGGCCGAAAGGAGAAGCCGACTTTGTTCAT ATCTACACCTACAACGAGGAAGGCCCCATCATTGAAAACGATAACTTTATGGACCGTTTAGATTGGAACGGAAGTAAGAGGAGCCAAGACATCCAGGATGGATCCATATACCTGCTCAATGTCACCTTTAATGACACAGGCACCTACCGCTGCTTTTTCAACCGCATCCTCTTCTACGCTAACTATGAGTACAGCACCGTTATCAGCAAAGTGGTCCAACTTACTGTGGTGGCTAAAG CGACCAGAGGAACGGCTTCCATCGTGTCCGAGGTCATGATGTACGTGTCCATCATTGGCCTTCAGGTCTGGCTCCTCATAGAGATGATATACTGCTACAGGAAAATATCAGCAGCTGGGGAAGAAGCATTAAGAGAAGCAGC AAATGCTGAATATTTAGCGATAGCCTCTGAAAGTAAAGAGAACTGCGCAGGGGTGCAGGTTGGAGAATAG